A part of Astatotilapia calliptera chromosome 15, fAstCal1.2, whole genome shotgun sequence genomic DNA contains:
- the tcf23 gene encoding transcription factor 24 codes for MAANPLEGLMLVAENHRLVSGCAAEPQSRQPLSSQSPASPHGHKLSVRSSRESKKWQVQSVCGSRSNPGSGCGSAVLNRALRAQHSPENAARERSRVRNLRQAFHTLQAALPSVPPDTKLSKLDVLVLATNYIAHLTETLDQGGMLTEHTASRPGGYLHPVKKWPMRSLLYCGSVGELLSASQMTPPGQDRTHPLSPTLEGDDE; via the exons ATGGCAGCGAATCCTCTGGAAGGTCTCATGTTGGTTGCAGAAAACCACCGGCTGGTTTCTGGTTGTGCAGCCGAGCCGCAGAGCCGGCAGCCTCTTTCGTCCCAGAGCCCAGCCTCCCCGCATGGACACAAGCTGAGCGTACGCAGCAGTCGGGAGTCCAAGAAGTGG CAGGTACAATCAGTGTGCGGGTCCAGGTCAAACCCCGGTTCTGGTTGTGGGTCCGCGGTCCTGAACAGGGCGCTGAGGGCTCAGCACTCCCCGGAAAACGCAGCCCGAGAGAGGAGCAGAGTACGCAACCTGCGGCAGGCCTTTCACACTCTGCAg GCAGCTCTACCTTCAGTCCCACCTGACACCAAGCTCTCAAAGTTGGATGTTCTGGTTCTGGCTACTAACTACATAGCTCACCTGACAGAGACCCTAGACCAAGGAGGGATGCTAACGGAGCACACGGCCTCAAGGCCGGGTGGATACCTGCATCCTGTTAAG AAATGGCCCATGCGTTCTCTGCTCTACTGTGGGAGTGTGGGAGAGCTGCTGTCAGCCAGTCAGATGACTCCACCTGGACAGGACAGGACACACCCACTGAGCCCTACCTTAGAAGGAGACGATGAGTGA